A genome region from Constrictibacter sp. MBR-5 includes the following:
- a CDS encoding microcin C ABC transporter permease YejB, with amino-acid sequence MLAYIIRRLLLIVPTLLGIMIINFAVIQAAPGGPVEQVIAQLTGVGGGATERVTQGGGELTVQSESGGTYRGAQGLDPAFIAELEKRFGFDRPLHERFLMMMGSYLTLDFGNSFFRDRSVIDLIADKMPVSISLGLWTTLIVYLISIPLGIAKAVRDGSHFDVWTSAAIIVGYAIPSFLFAVFLLVVFAGGSYLTWFPLRGLTSENWAELAWPDRILDYLWHITLPVLAMVVGGFATLTMLTKNSFLDQIRQQYVVTARAKGLTENRILYGHVFRNAMLLVIAGFPSAFIGVLFTGSVLIEVIFSLDGLGLLGFEAALRRDYPVMFGTLFIFSLLGLILNLVGDLMYTVVDPRIDFEARRA; translated from the coding sequence ATGCTGGCCTACATCATCCGGCGCCTGCTGCTGATCGTGCCGACGCTGCTCGGCATCATGATCATCAACTTCGCCGTCATCCAGGCCGCACCCGGCGGCCCGGTCGAACAGGTGATCGCGCAGCTGACCGGGGTCGGCGGCGGCGCCACGGAGCGCGTCACCCAGGGCGGCGGCGAACTGACCGTGCAGAGCGAGTCCGGCGGCACCTATCGCGGCGCCCAGGGGCTCGACCCGGCCTTCATCGCCGAACTGGAGAAGCGCTTCGGATTCGACAGGCCGCTGCACGAGCGCTTCCTGATGATGATGGGCAGCTACCTGACGCTCGACTTCGGCAACAGCTTCTTCCGCGACCGCAGCGTCATCGACCTGATCGCCGACAAGATGCCGGTGTCCATATCGCTCGGGCTGTGGACGACGCTGATCGTCTACCTGATCTCGATCCCGCTCGGCATCGCGAAGGCGGTGCGGGACGGGTCGCACTTCGACGTCTGGACCAGTGCGGCGATCATCGTGGGATATGCGATCCCGAGCTTCCTGTTCGCCGTCTTCCTGCTGGTGGTGTTCGCCGGCGGCAGCTATCTGACCTGGTTTCCGCTGCGCGGGCTGACATCGGAGAACTGGGCGGAACTGGCCTGGCCGGACCGCATCCTCGACTATCTCTGGCACATCACCCTGCCGGTGCTCGCCATGGTGGTCGGCGGCTTTGCGACGCTGACGATGCTGACGAAGAACTCCTTTCTCGACCAGATCCGCCAGCAATACGTCGTGACGGCGCGCGCCAAGGGCCTGACCGAGAACCGCATCCTCTACGGCCACGTGTTCCGCAACGCCATGCTGCTGGTCATCGCCGGCTTCCCGTCAGCCTTCATCGGCGTGCTGTTCACCGGCTCGGTGCTGATCGAGGTGATCTTCTCGCTCGACGGGCTGGGACTTCTGGGCTTCGAGGCGGCGCTGCGGCGGGACTATCCGGTGATGTTCGGCACGCTGTTCATCTTCTCGCTGCTGGGCCTGATCCTGAACCTCGTCGGCGACCTGATGTACACGGTGGTCGACCCGCGCATCGATTTCGAAGCGAGGCGCGCATGA
- a CDS encoding extracellular solute-binding protein → MRAALTAVLLVLLLPAAASAQDSAAPEAERHQSETAAAPAADARTVHAIAMHGEPKYPPDFPHFDYVNPDAPKGGTLRLAAEGAYDSFNANIPKGSPAAISGVYETLLVSSADEAFTEYGLLAESVTMPEDRSWVEFTLRPEARWHDGKPVTVEDVIWSLETLRTQGQPFYRFYYAGITKAEKTGERTVRFTFKPGDNRELPLIAGQFPILPKHWWEGRDFSATSLEPPLGSGPYRVGEFEPGRFVELQRVEDYWGEDLPVNVGQNNFDRIRIDYFRDDAVIRQAVKAGNVDWRLENQAKAWAVDYDTPAVARGLLRKVAFENQRPTGMQGFVMNTRRAQFQDPRVRRALAYAFDFEWTNRNLFFGAYTRTESYFSNSELAATGLPQGEELEILERYRGRVPEEVFTEPYFAPKTDGSGWPRENLKTALALLEEAGWVVRDMKLVNEKTGEPMRFEFLLYSQAFERIVLPYVRNLARLGIEANVRLVDQSQYINRIRSYDFDIVVGGWGQSRSPGNEQAEFWGSDAADRPGSRNTAGIKDPVIDELVDLIIAAPSRESLVARTRALDRVLLWHHYVVPNWHNRTDRVVFWDKFGYPDRPPPANGTNTDWWWFDPAKAARIAQGLANNPELVAADPGVTEARDGLLLWFAAAGGLLLAGWFVVRRAMR, encoded by the coding sequence GTGCGCGCCGCACTGACCGCCGTCCTCCTCGTCCTGCTGCTGCCGGCGGCCGCGTCGGCACAGGATTCAGCCGCGCCGGAGGCGGAACGCCACCAGTCCGAAACCGCAGCGGCGCCTGCCGCGGACGCCCGGACGGTGCATGCGATCGCCATGCACGGCGAGCCGAAATATCCGCCGGATTTCCCGCACTTCGACTATGTGAACCCGGACGCGCCGAAGGGCGGTACCCTGCGGCTCGCCGCCGAGGGTGCCTACGACAGCTTCAACGCGAACATCCCCAAGGGGTCGCCTGCCGCGATCAGCGGAGTCTACGAGACGCTGCTGGTGTCCAGCGCCGACGAGGCGTTCACTGAATACGGCCTGCTGGCCGAGAGCGTCACCATGCCGGAGGACCGATCCTGGGTGGAATTCACCCTGCGACCGGAGGCGCGCTGGCATGACGGCAAGCCGGTCACCGTCGAAGACGTGATCTGGTCGCTGGAGACGCTGCGCACGCAAGGCCAGCCCTTCTACCGATTCTACTATGCCGGCATCACCAAGGCGGAGAAGACGGGGGAGCGGACGGTGCGCTTCACCTTCAAGCCGGGCGACAACCGCGAATTGCCGCTGATCGCCGGCCAGTTCCCGATCCTGCCGAAGCACTGGTGGGAGGGGCGCGACTTCTCGGCAACCAGCCTGGAGCCGCCGCTCGGCAGCGGCCCCTACCGGGTGGGCGAATTCGAGCCGGGGCGGTTCGTCGAACTCCAGCGGGTTGAGGACTACTGGGGCGAAGATCTACCGGTGAATGTCGGGCAGAACAATTTCGACCGGATCCGCATCGACTATTTCCGCGACGACGCCGTGATCCGGCAGGCGGTGAAGGCGGGCAACGTCGACTGGCGCCTGGAGAACCAGGCGAAGGCCTGGGCCGTCGACTACGACACGCCGGCGGTGGCGCGCGGCCTGCTGCGCAAGGTGGCGTTCGAGAACCAGCGGCCCACGGGCATGCAGGGCTTCGTGATGAACACGCGGCGCGCCCAGTTCCAGGACCCGCGGGTGCGGCGTGCGCTGGCCTATGCCTTCGACTTCGAATGGACCAACCGAAACCTGTTCTTCGGTGCCTATACGCGCACCGAGAGCTATTTCTCCAACTCGGAACTGGCGGCGACCGGCCTGCCGCAGGGCGAGGAGTTGGAGATCCTGGAGCGGTATCGCGGCCGGGTGCCCGAGGAGGTCTTCACCGAGCCATATTTCGCGCCGAAGACCGACGGCAGCGGCTGGCCGCGCGAGAACCTGAAGACGGCGCTCGCCCTGCTGGAAGAAGCCGGCTGGGTCGTGCGCGACATGAAGCTGGTGAACGAGAAGACCGGCGAGCCGATGCGATTCGAGTTCCTGCTGTACAGCCAGGCGTTCGAGCGGATCGTGCTGCCCTATGTGCGCAACCTGGCGCGGCTGGGGATCGAGGCGAACGTGCGGCTGGTGGACCAGTCGCAGTACATCAACCGGATCCGCAGCTACGACTTCGACATCGTCGTCGGCGGCTGGGGACAGAGCCGGTCGCCCGGCAACGAGCAGGCGGAATTCTGGGGCTCCGACGCCGCCGACCGGCCCGGCAGCCGCAACACCGCCGGCATCAAGGATCCGGTGATCGACGAACTGGTCGACCTGATCATCGCCGCGCCGTCGCGCGAGAGCCTGGTGGCACGGACGCGGGCCCTGGACCGTGTGCTGCTGTGGCATCACTACGTCGTGCCGAACTGGCACAACCGCACCGACCGGGTCGTCTTCTGGGACAAGTTCGGCTATCCGGACAGGCCACCGCCGGCCAACGGCACGAACACCGACTGGTGGTGGTTCGATCCGGCAAAGGCGGCACGGATCGCCCAGGGCCTCGCCAACAATCCGGAACTCGTCGCGGCGGATCCGGGGGTGACCGAGGCGCGCGACGGGCTGCTGCTGTGGTTCGCCGCGGCCGGCGGCCTGCTGCTGGCGGGCTGGTTCGTCGTGCGGCGGGCGATGCGATGA
- a CDS encoding ABC transporter substrate-binding protein: MIQPGRLALAALALAALALGPMSATPAAAQGPERLSVILDWFINPDHGPLIVAAERGYFKEAGLEVTFDEPADPNDPPKLVAAGKYDLGVSYQPQLHLQVAQGLPLMRVGTLVATPLNTVIVLRDGPIKSIADLKGKKVGYSVGGLEEAMLGGVLKTHGLTLKDVTLVNVNWSLSPSLAAGQVDAVIGGYRNFEMNQMDIAGHPGRAFFVEEEGIPPYDELILIANKTKVDRPAYRAFVDALERGVQYLINHPDESWRLFIRNRGQLDDELNRRAWKDTIPRFALRPAALDQRRYDRFAAFLKERGLIETVPAVETYAVQLP, from the coding sequence ATGATTCAGCCGGGCCGCCTCGCCCTCGCCGCCCTCGCCCTCGCCGCCCTGGCGCTCGGGCCGATGTCCGCAACGCCCGCCGCTGCGCAGGGGCCGGAGCGGCTGTCGGTGATCCTCGACTGGTTCATCAACCCGGACCACGGGCCGCTGATCGTGGCGGCCGAGCGCGGCTACTTCAAGGAGGCCGGGCTGGAGGTGACGTTCGACGAGCCGGCCGACCCGAACGACCCGCCGAAGCTGGTGGCCGCCGGCAAGTACGACCTGGGCGTCTCGTACCAGCCGCAGCTGCACCTGCAGGTGGCGCAGGGCCTGCCGCTGATGCGGGTGGGCACGCTGGTGGCGACGCCGCTGAACACCGTGATCGTGCTCCGCGACGGACCGATCAAGTCGATCGCCGACCTGAAGGGCAAGAAGGTCGGCTACTCGGTCGGCGGCCTGGAGGAGGCGATGCTGGGCGGCGTGCTGAAGACGCACGGCCTGACCCTGAAGGACGTCACCCTGGTCAACGTGAACTGGTCGCTGTCGCCGTCGCTGGCGGCGGGCCAGGTCGACGCGGTGATCGGCGGCTACCGGAACTTCGAGATGAACCAGATGGACATCGCCGGCCATCCCGGCCGGGCCTTCTTCGTCGAGGAGGAGGGTATCCCGCCTTACGACGAATTAATCCTGATCGCAAACAAGACCAAGGTCGACCGTCCGGCGTACCGCGCCTTCGTCGACGCACTCGAGCGGGGGGTCCAGTATCTGATCAATCATCCGGACGAGAGCTGGCGACTTTTCATCCGGAATCGCGGCCAGTTGGACGACGAATTGAACCGGCGCGCTTGGAAAGACACGATTCCGCGCTTCGCCCTCCGCCCGGCGGCGCTCGACCAGCGGCGCTATGACCGGTTTGCGGCCTTCCTGAAGGAGCGCGGGCTGATCGAGACGGTGCCGGCGGTGGAGACTTACGCGGTACAGCTGCCTTAG
- a CDS encoding ABC transporter permease yields the protein MTVPGPLRPLVILAGLLAAWQALVTVTGVQFFILPPPLSVGRALFQRWDLILPHAGTTLAEILLGLVFGLALGVGTALTMAYFRPARRWLLPVLVVSQAIPVFAIAPLLVLWLGYGIQSKVAMAAMIIYFPVTAAFFDGLRRTEPGWLDLAQVMNGGRWAVLRHIRIPAALPALASGMRVATAVAPIGAVVGEWVGSRGGLGYLMLHANARMQVDLMFAALFVLAAMAVTLYFTVDMLLRRLIPWQPDALPADERI from the coding sequence ATGACCGTTCCGGGACCGCTGCGTCCGCTGGTGATCCTGGCCGGCCTGCTGGCCGCCTGGCAGGCATTGGTCACGGTGACGGGGGTGCAGTTCTTCATCCTGCCGCCGCCGCTCTCGGTCGGGCGCGCGCTGTTCCAGCGCTGGGACCTGATCCTGCCGCACGCCGGCACGACCCTGGCCGAGATCCTGCTGGGCCTCGTGTTCGGGCTGGCGCTGGGCGTCGGGACGGCGCTGACGATGGCCTATTTCCGACCCGCCCGGCGCTGGCTGCTGCCGGTGCTGGTGGTCAGCCAGGCGATCCCGGTATTCGCCATCGCGCCGCTGCTGGTGCTGTGGCTGGGCTACGGCATCCAGTCGAAGGTCGCGATGGCGGCGATGATCATCTACTTCCCGGTCACCGCCGCCTTCTTCGACGGGCTGCGCCGGACGGAGCCGGGCTGGCTCGATCTCGCCCAGGTCATGAACGGCGGACGGTGGGCGGTGCTGCGCCACATCCGCATTCCGGCCGCCCTGCCCGCCCTCGCCTCCGGCATGCGGGTCGCCACGGCGGTGGCGCCGATCGGCGCCGTGGTCGGCGAGTGGGTCGGCTCGCGCGGCGGGCTCGGCTACCTGATGCTGCACGCCAACGCGCGCATGCAGGTCGACCTGATGTTCGCCGCGCTCTTCGTCCTCGCCGCCATGGCGGTGACGCTGTATTTCACCGTGGACATGCTGCTGCGGCGGCTGATTCCGTGGCAACCCGACGCGCTTCCCGCCGACGAGAGGATCTGA
- a CDS encoding ABC transporter ATP-binding protein encodes MAFGDMLLFENLDVTLAAGGWTVLLGPSGVGKTTLLRMVAGLVAHGPDVAVACDDGRPLAGRMAWMGQQDLLLPWLSVLDNVLLGSRLRGQAPPRDRAVELLSVVGLGGNLGDRPASLSGGMRQRAALVRTLIEDRPVVLMDEPFSAVDVVTRHELQTLAGRLLAGRTVLLVTHDPLEALRLGHRILVLSGRPATLQEAPVPPGQAPRDVADPRLLAEQAELLGLLGAAREAA; translated from the coding sequence ATGGCGTTCGGCGACATGCTGCTGTTCGAGAACCTGGACGTGACGCTCGCCGCCGGCGGCTGGACGGTGCTGCTGGGACCGAGCGGCGTCGGCAAGACGACGCTGCTGCGCATGGTCGCCGGGCTCGTCGCGCACGGGCCGGACGTGGCGGTCGCCTGCGACGACGGCCGGCCGCTGGCCGGCCGGATGGCCTGGATGGGCCAGCAGGACCTGCTGCTGCCGTGGCTGTCGGTGCTCGACAACGTGTTGCTGGGAAGCCGGCTGCGTGGGCAGGCCCCTCCCCGCGACCGGGCGGTCGAACTGCTGTCCGTCGTCGGCCTCGGCGGGAACCTGGGAGACCGCCCCGCATCGCTGTCCGGCGGCATGCGCCAGCGCGCGGCGCTGGTGCGCACGCTGATCGAGGACCGGCCGGTCGTGCTGATGGACGAGCCCTTCTCCGCCGTCGACGTGGTGACGCGGCACGAGCTTCAGACGCTGGCCGGGCGGCTGCTGGCCGGCCGCACCGTGCTGCTGGTGACGCACGATCCGCTGGAGGCGTTGCGCCTCGGCCATCGGATCCTGGTGCTGTCGGGGCGGCCGGCGACGCTGCAGGAAGCGCCGGTGCCGCCCGGGCAGGCCCCCCGCGACGTGGCCGACCCACGCCTGCTCGCCGAACAGGCGGAGCTGCTCGGCCTGCTCGGTGCAGCGCGCGAGGCGGCATGA
- a CDS encoding aldolase/citrate lyase family protein: protein MRPNKIKQMWRDGKYVTLGWLSVSHGFTAEVMARQGFDALCVDLQHGTSEMNDVLPMLQAISQTDTAPVVRVAWNDPAPIMRALDLGAYGIIVPLVNTAEEAAMAVAACRYPPVGMRSSGPIRAAHYGGADYGTKANDEIVVMAMIETKEGIENLEAICATPGLDAVYIGPADLSFALGLAPRADNPDPLHLETCDRILAAAHKHGIKAAMHCASGEFAAAAVKRGFDMVMLTSDVACMIAGARQQLDTLKKGTG, encoded by the coding sequence ATGCGACCGAACAAGATCAAGCAGATGTGGCGCGACGGCAAATACGTGACGCTGGGGTGGCTCTCCGTTTCGCACGGGTTCACGGCCGAGGTCATGGCGCGCCAGGGTTTCGACGCGCTCTGCGTCGACCTGCAGCACGGGACCTCGGAGATGAACGACGTCCTGCCGATGCTGCAGGCGATCTCCCAGACGGACACGGCCCCGGTCGTGCGCGTCGCCTGGAACGACCCGGCGCCGATCATGCGGGCATTGGACCTCGGCGCCTATGGCATCATCGTGCCGCTGGTGAACACGGCGGAAGAGGCGGCGATGGCGGTCGCGGCTTGCCGTTACCCGCCCGTCGGCATGCGGTCCTCCGGCCCGATCCGTGCCGCCCATTATGGCGGCGCCGACTACGGCACCAAGGCCAACGACGAGATCGTCGTGATGGCCATGATCGAGACCAAGGAGGGCATCGAGAACCTGGAGGCCATCTGCGCCACGCCCGGGCTCGACGCCGTGTATATCGGGCCGGCCGACCTGTCCTTCGCCCTGGGCCTCGCCCCGCGCGCCGACAATCCCGATCCGCTCCACCTCGAGACCTGCGACAGGATCCTCGCCGCCGCGCACAAGCACGGCATCAAGGCCGCCATGCACTGCGCGAGCGGCGAGTTCGCCGCCGCCGCCGTGAAGCGCGGCTTCGACATGGTCATGCTGACCTCCGATGTCGCCTGCATGATCGCCGGCGCGCGGCAGCAACTCGACACGCTGAAGAAGGGAACGGGCTGA
- a CDS encoding DUF192 domain-containing protein, with protein sequence MPGRDFLRTMGLAAMLAFASATGALACANPPQPELPRSALLIETATGQEGFSVEVARTPEQKSCGLMLRQRLGHGEGMLFVHQPPSEAWMWMQNTPIPLDMIFISPMGRIVHIIRNTRPFSMETIGTAEIVSGVLEVRAGTVDRLGIKLGDKVRHQAFGVGG encoded by the coding sequence ATGCCGGGACGCGACTTTCTGCGAACGATGGGGCTGGCCGCGATGCTCGCGTTTGCTTCCGCGACGGGTGCGCTCGCCTGCGCGAACCCGCCCCAGCCGGAGCTGCCGCGCTCGGCGCTGCTGATCGAAACCGCGACGGGACAGGAGGGCTTCTCGGTCGAGGTGGCGCGCACGCCGGAGCAGAAATCCTGCGGCCTGATGCTGCGTCAGCGGCTGGGCCATGGCGAGGGCATGCTGTTCGTCCACCAGCCGCCGAGCGAGGCGTGGATGTGGATGCAGAACACGCCGATTCCGCTCGACATGATCTTCATCTCGCCCATGGGCCGCATCGTCCACATCATCCGCAACACGCGGCCCTTCTCGATGGAGACGATCGGCACCGCGGAGATCGTGTCCGGCGTGCTGGAGGTGCGCGCCGGCACAGTCGATCGGCTCGGCATCAAGCTCGGCGACAAGGTCCGCCACCAGGCCTTCGGCGTCGGCGGCTAG
- a CDS encoding hydroxyacid dehydrogenase: MTRKNSKRLAYFESWFHPVADEILARRPDIQPVRLEYAGDAEANWTAMAEAHGYQVSARTELRAPWFPGRSMLARCPNLLAVSSTGAGYDVVDVDACTEMGIIVVNQSGTNKEAVAEHALGMMLCVSKQMIQSDRALRRDRDWDRGGFTGREMRGKTVGVVGLGQIGTRTAELCGGLFRMRVLAYDPYLSAEEIRARGAEKAELADLLREADYVSVHCPRTAETLGMFGAAEFAAMKPTAYFVNTARGGIHDEPALADALKRGLIAGAGIDVFLDEPPPMDHPLLGLDNVIVSMHIAGITEEAREAMAAAAAEQWITIFDGKRAPRIVNPEAWPAYIARFEKILGFKVEDNA; this comes from the coding sequence GTGACGCGCAAGAACAGCAAGCGGCTCGCCTACTTCGAGTCGTGGTTCCACCCGGTCGCCGACGAGATCCTGGCGCGCCGCCCGGACATCCAACCGGTCCGCCTGGAATATGCCGGCGACGCCGAGGCGAACTGGACCGCGATGGCCGAGGCGCACGGCTACCAGGTTTCGGCCCGGACCGAACTGCGCGCCCCCTGGTTCCCCGGGCGCTCGATGCTGGCGCGGTGTCCCAACCTGCTCGCCGTCTCGTCCACGGGGGCCGGCTACGACGTGGTCGACGTCGACGCCTGCACCGAGATGGGCATCATCGTCGTCAACCAGTCGGGCACCAACAAGGAGGCGGTCGCCGAACACGCCCTCGGCATGATGCTCTGCGTCTCCAAGCAGATGATCCAGTCGGACCGGGCGCTGCGCCGCGACCGCGACTGGGACCGCGGCGGCTTCACCGGCCGCGAGATGCGCGGCAAGACCGTCGGCGTCGTGGGTCTCGGCCAGATCGGCACGCGCACCGCCGAACTCTGCGGCGGCCTCTTCCGGATGCGCGTTCTGGCATACGACCCCTATCTCAGTGCCGAGGAGATCCGCGCGCGCGGCGCCGAGAAGGCCGAACTGGCCGACCTGCTGCGCGAGGCCGACTACGTCTCGGTCCATTGTCCGCGCACGGCGGAGACGCTCGGCATGTTCGGCGCCGCAGAGTTCGCGGCGATGAAGCCGACCGCCTATTTCGTCAACACGGCGCGTGGCGGCATCCACGACGAGCCGGCCCTGGCCGATGCGCTGAAGCGCGGGCTGATCGCCGGCGCCGGCATCGACGTCTTCCTCGACGAGCCGCCGCCCATGGACCATCCGCTGCTCGGCCTCGACAACGTGATCGTCTCCATGCACATCGCCGGCATCACCGAGGAGGCGCGCGAGGCGATGGCCGCCGCTGCCGCGGAGCAGTGGATCACGATCTTCGACGGCAAGCGCGCGCCGCGCATCGTCAATCCGGAAGCCTGGCCCGCCTATATCGCCAGGTTCGAAAAGATCCTGGGATTCAAGGTGGAGGACAACGCATGA
- a CDS encoding hydroxyacid dehydrogenase: MNPNAKRISYFEYLPNNEAFKEVVARRADVDLTRMVYAGPEADNWKQLAQTHVYQVTAARDDLPRQYFAEADLLARCPNLLAVSSNGAGYDTVDADACTAAGVLVVNQTGGNKEAVAEHVLGLMLCLCKRIMETDRYMRHTGGINRNAYMGTEIQGKTIGIVGLGNVGSRVAQICRAAFDMRVLAYDPYLTAEQCRERGAEKSELHDLMRQADYVSINCPRNKETLNLIDERCYGLMKPTAFFITTARGGIHNEAALAKALSEKRIAGAGLDVWDVEPPKPDDPLMKFENVVASPHTAGVTYESRWKMATFAAEQAIQILDGERPPRLINPEVWPAYARRFEAIMGRSVKDA, encoded by the coding sequence ATGAACCCGAACGCCAAACGCATCTCCTATTTCGAGTACCTGCCGAACAACGAGGCCTTCAAGGAGGTCGTGGCACGCCGCGCCGACGTCGACCTGACGCGCATGGTCTATGCCGGGCCCGAGGCCGACAACTGGAAGCAGCTGGCGCAGACGCACGTCTATCAGGTGACGGCGGCGCGCGACGACCTGCCCCGCCAGTATTTCGCCGAAGCCGACCTTCTGGCGCGCTGCCCGAACCTGCTCGCCGTGTCGAGCAACGGCGCCGGCTACGACACGGTCGACGCCGACGCCTGCACCGCGGCCGGCGTCCTCGTCGTCAACCAGACGGGCGGCAACAAGGAAGCGGTCGCCGAGCATGTGCTCGGGCTGATGCTCTGCCTGTGCAAGCGCATCATGGAGACCGACCGCTACATGCGGCACACCGGCGGCATCAACCGCAACGCCTACATGGGCACCGAGATCCAGGGCAAGACGATCGGCATCGTCGGCCTCGGCAATGTCGGCTCGCGCGTGGCGCAGATCTGCCGCGCCGCCTTCGACATGCGCGTGCTGGCCTACGACCCGTACCTGACGGCCGAGCAGTGCCGCGAGCGCGGCGCCGAAAAGTCGGAGCTGCACGACCTGATGCGCCAGGCCGACTACGTCTCGATCAACTGCCCGCGCAACAAGGAGACGCTGAACCTGATCGACGAGCGCTGCTACGGCCTGATGAAGCCGACGGCGTTCTTCATCACCACGGCGCGCGGCGGCATCCACAACGAGGCGGCGCTCGCCAAGGCGCTGTCGGAGAAGCGCATCGCCGGCGCCGGCCTCGACGTCTGGGACGTCGAGCCGCCGAAGCCCGACGATCCGCTGATGAAGTTCGAGAACGTCGTCGCCAGCCCGCACACAGCCGGCGTGACCTACGAATCCCGCTGGAAGATGGCGACCTTCGCCGCCGAGCAGGCGATCCAGATCCTCGACGGCGAGCGCCCGCCGCGCCTGATCAATCCCGAGGTCTGGCCCGCCTATGCGCGCCGCTTCGAGGCGATCATGGGCCGCTCGGTCAAGGACGCCTGA
- a CDS encoding LLM class F420-dependent oxidoreductase — protein MQIGAVFPQIEIGADPGPVRAWAEAAEDLGYDYVLAYDHVLGADISNRPNWPGPYNHTHLFHEPFVLFGFMAGFTKRIGFSTGIIILPQRQTALVAKQAAEVDVLSGGRLRLGVGIGWNPVEFESLGQDFHTRGKRIEEQVELLRRLWTEDLVTFDGRWDKIEEAGLNPLPVQRPIPIWFGGHAEPVLQRCARMGDGWIPVRVTPEKAAPMIERLRNYARQYGRDPAEIGIESWIVVGQDGPDEWAARAKAWKDLDATHLSVNTMNSGLQGIDAHIDRMRRFREAMRGV, from the coding sequence ATGCAGATCGGTGCGGTGTTTCCCCAGATCGAGATCGGTGCGGACCCGGGGCCGGTGCGTGCCTGGGCCGAGGCGGCGGAGGATCTCGGCTACGACTATGTCCTGGCCTACGACCACGTGCTGGGCGCCGACATTTCCAACCGGCCGAATTGGCCGGGCCCCTACAACCACACGCATCTGTTCCACGAGCCGTTCGTGCTGTTCGGCTTCATGGCGGGCTTCACGAAACGGATCGGCTTCTCGACCGGCATCATCATCCTGCCGCAGCGCCAGACGGCGCTGGTGGCGAAGCAGGCGGCCGAGGTCGACGTGCTGTCGGGCGGCCGGCTGCGGCTCGGCGTCGGCATCGGCTGGAACCCGGTCGAATTCGAGAGCCTGGGCCAGGACTTCCACACGCGCGGCAAGCGGATCGAGGAGCAGGTCGAGCTGCTGCGCCGGCTCTGGACCGAGGACCTCGTCACCTTCGACGGGCGGTGGGACAAGATCGAGGAGGCCGGCCTGAACCCCCTGCCCGTCCAGCGGCCGATCCCGATCTGGTTCGGCGGCCATGCCGAGCCGGTGCTGCAGCGCTGCGCCCGGATGGGCGACGGCTGGATCCCGGTGCGCGTGACGCCGGAGAAGGCCGCACCGATGATCGAGCGGCTGCGCAACTATGCCCGGCAATATGGCCGCGACCCGGCGGAGATCGGCATCGAGAGCTGGATCGTCGTCGGGCAGGACGGGCCGGACGAGTGGGCGGCGCGCGCCAAGGCCTGGAAGGACCTGGACGCGACGCACCTGTCGGTCAATACGATGAACTCCGGCCTGCAGGGCATCGACGCCCACATCGACCGGATGCGCAGATTTAGGGAGGCGATGCGGGGGGTGTGA